One Tolypothrix bouteillei VB521301 DNA window includes the following coding sequences:
- a CDS encoding gluconeogenesis factor YvcK family protein: protein MSIGFLRQALNALQKQSRRRHRVNQWFKWLSPGLSIKRWLLISVGGVLLASLGLAIWVRLTPIFWAIELIRGFLGAITNIVPYYISGPLVLLWGLLLLLWGQTRTVSSITEVLRPEGDEELIDVLLAHRRLYRGPKIVTIGGGTGLSTLLRGLKVYSANITAIVTVADDGGSSGRLRREIGVLPPGDIRNCLAALADEEKLLTELFQYRFKAGDGLTGHSFGNLFLTALSDITGDLERAIAASSKVLAIRGQVLPATLSDVRLWAELSDGRQIEGESNITAAGGHIVKIGCTPANPPALPAAIKAIKEADYIIMGPGSLFTSVIPNLLVPEIADAIAASEAPRIYVCNIMTQPGETQDYTVADHIRAIDAACGKPLFNAVLVHKKSPTPRALVRYAQQNSHPVFLDREEVTMLGRRIVLANVMHEDETGCVRHNPQRLAKVLWRWYSGAHPGK, encoded by the coding sequence ATGTCAATTGGTTTTCTCAGACAAGCCCTCAACGCCCTGCAAAAGCAGTCGCGCCGTCGCCATCGGGTTAATCAGTGGTTCAAGTGGTTGTCCCCTGGATTATCGATCAAACGATGGTTGTTAATTAGCGTTGGGGGTGTACTGCTAGCAAGTCTGGGTCTTGCTATTTGGGTTAGACTAACGCCAATTTTTTGGGCAATCGAGCTGATTAGGGGCTTTCTGGGAGCAATCACCAACATTGTACCGTACTACATCAGCGGTCCTTTGGTTTTATTGTGGGGCTTGCTTTTGCTTTTATGGGGACAAACCCGGACAGTAAGTTCAATTACTGAAGTCCTCAGACCGGAAGGCGATGAAGAACTTATTGATGTCTTGCTGGCACATCGTCGATTGTATCGAGGCCCAAAAATTGTCACAATTGGTGGTGGGACTGGTCTTTCTACATTACTTCGAGGACTCAAGGTTTACAGCGCTAACATTACCGCTATTGTGACTGTCGCAGATGATGGGGGTTCTTCGGGGCGGTTGCGTCGAGAAATTGGTGTTCTACCACCAGGCGATATTCGCAACTGTTTGGCAGCACTAGCTGATGAAGAAAAGTTATTAACAGAACTCTTTCAATACCGTTTTAAAGCAGGGGATGGGCTGACAGGTCACAGTTTTGGGAATCTGTTTTTAACAGCACTCAGTGATATTACTGGCGATCTCGAACGTGCGATCGCTGCTAGTTCTAAAGTCTTAGCTATCCGAGGACAAGTTTTACCTGCAACTCTGAGTGATGTTCGTCTTTGGGCAGAATTGTCTGACGGTCGTCAGATTGAGGGTGAATCTAATATCACCGCCGCAGGAGGTCATATTGTTAAAATTGGCTGTACCCCCGCCAATCCCCCAGCTTTACCAGCAGCTATTAAGGCTATCAAAGAAGCTGACTATATTATTATGGGTCCCGGCAGTCTTTTCACTAGCGTAATTCCCAATTTGCTAGTTCCAGAAATTGCGGATGCGATCGCAGCATCTGAAGCACCCCGTATTTATGTTTGTAACATTATGACTCAGCCGGGGGAAACTCAAGATTACACTGTTGCAGATCACATTCGAGCAATTGACGCTGCATGTGGAAAACCGTTATTTAACGCCGTACTCGTACACAAAAAATCTCCCACTCCTCGCGCACTTGTCCGTTATGCCCAACAAAACTCTCATCCCGTCTTTCTTGACCGAGAAGAAGTCACAATGTTAGGGCGGCGAATTGTTCTGGCAAATGTCATGCATGAAGATGAAACAGGGTGCGTGCGCCACAACCCCCAACGGCTGGCAAAAGTGTTATGGCGTTGGTACAGTGGAGCACATCCAGGAAAATAG
- the mads3 gene encoding methylation-associated defense system AAA family ATPase MAD3, with protein MISRIEAYKYRCFDKLDIQVGQYNVLIGLNGTGKSTLLDIPLLLSEILSKGLVPAFLEYPSIPEGPRLKKLRHLLYKQQGDNFGFAIEAHLPQDVISQLLKPEASGVVASRNLRPQSVRYEINLKIVSDTEIYVEREDLYIINYEYFEAEADEKAGIKESFHKQAIVKRNLENQAIIMPENNIGDRMEFELEPQELILANFPQDFPNFPATLWLKNFLENEIMYYKPSYSMLGKAFPASQRKTLRFDAANLLWLVLNLQIEQPALFDYWVEHIKTAFPNLQTIQAVQSEKNNHTYLQLKYSGEHIVASSELSYGTLNILALTILPYLPQRPGVILLEEPEHSVHPRLIDVVLQSLSSLYDSQIFMSTHSPVVLAHTELKSVIVMKGSQENGAKAIPGDKHPRLQDWQGSIDFGSLFAAGVLG; from the coding sequence ATGATTTCTCGAATAGAAGCATATAAATATCGTTGCTTTGACAAACTTGATATTCAAGTCGGTCAATATAATGTATTAATTGGTCTTAATGGCACAGGTAAAAGTACGCTGCTTGACATACCTCTATTACTTAGCGAAATTTTATCAAAGGGACTAGTACCTGCATTTTTGGAATATCCGTCTATTCCTGAAGGTCCCAGATTGAAAAAATTGCGGCATTTGCTTTACAAGCAACAAGGCGATAATTTTGGTTTTGCGATAGAAGCTCATTTACCACAAGATGTTATTAGTCAGTTACTGAAACCTGAAGCAAGTGGTGTCGTAGCAAGTAGGAATTTACGTCCTCAATCTGTGCGTTATGAGATTAACTTGAAAATAGTTAGCGATACAGAAATTTATGTCGAGCGTGAAGATTTATATATTATTAATTATGAGTATTTTGAAGCAGAAGCAGATGAAAAAGCAGGAATAAAAGAATCTTTTCATAAGCAAGCGATCGTTAAGCGAAACTTGGAAAATCAAGCAATTATCATGCCAGAAAATAACATTGGCGATCGCATGGAATTTGAACTAGAACCGCAAGAATTAATCTTAGCAAACTTCCCACAAGATTTTCCTAATTTTCCGGCTACACTTTGGTTGAAAAATTTTTTAGAAAACGAGATAATGTACTATAAACCCAGTTACTCAATGTTAGGGAAAGCTTTTCCAGCAAGTCAACGAAAAACTTTGCGTTTTGATGCTGCAAATTTACTTTGGTTAGTTCTAAATTTACAAATAGAGCAACCAGCTTTATTTGATTATTGGGTCGAACATATTAAAACAGCTTTTCCTAATTTGCAGACAATCCAAGCTGTGCAATCAGAAAAAAATAACCACACTTATCTGCAATTAAAATATTCTGGAGAACATATTGTTGCATCGTCTGAACTATCTTATGGAACGCTAAATATTTTGGCGTTGACAATTCTACCTTACTTACCTCAAAGACCAGGTGTAATTCTTTTAGAAGAGCCAGAGCACAGTGTCCATCCTAGATTAATAGACGTAGTCCTGCAATCTTTAAGTTCTTTGTATGATTCTCAAATTTTTATGTCTACTCATTCTCCGGTAGTTTTAGCACATACCGAGCTAAAATCAGTCATTGTAATGAAAGGAAGCCAGGAAAATGGTGCAAAAGCAATACCAGGGGATAAGCATCCACGTCTTCAAGACTGGCAGGGGAGCATTGACTTTGGTTCCCTGTTTGCTGCAGGGGTACTTGGATGA
- the ruvC gene encoding crossover junction endodeoxyribonuclease RuvC produces MEQRILGLDPGLASLGFGAIICQKSQTKGQQESVNLLDFGVISTPASMELGQRLCTIYDDLHTLIGEYKPELVAIEKFFFYRMANTILVAQARGVVLLVLAQHKLPIVEFTPAQIKQALTGYGNAEKQEVQAAVAHELNLDYVPRPDDAADALAVALTGWFQM; encoded by the coding sequence ATGGAACAGCGAATTTTAGGGCTAGATCCCGGACTGGCAAGTTTGGGATTTGGCGCGATTATATGCCAAAAAAGTCAAACTAAGGGACAACAAGAATCAGTAAATTTACTAGATTTTGGTGTAATTAGTACCCCAGCGAGTATGGAGTTAGGACAAAGACTATGTACTATATACGACGATCTGCACACCCTGATTGGGGAATATAAACCAGAATTAGTGGCTATTGAGAAGTTCTTCTTCTATCGTATGGCAAATACGATCCTTGTGGCACAAGCACGGGGTGTTGTGTTGTTAGTCCTCGCACAGCATAAGTTACCGATTGTGGAATTTACACCCGCTCAAATTAAACAAGCGCTCACGGGGTATGGGAATGCAGAGAAACAAGAGGTTCAAGCAGCCGTGGCGCATGAATTGAATTTAGATTACGTTCCCCGCCCGGACGATGCTGCAGATGCATTAGCGGTAGCATTGACTGGATGGTTTCAGATGTAG